TAGTTTGTCTCAGAACCATCAGGGTAATTTATCTTGATTAAGCGATTTATCTCGTCATAACTATAATTGGTAGTATAACCCATTGCATCCTTTCTTAAGATAAGGTTTCCTGCAAGGTCATATTGATATTGTATTGTATTGTTGAGGGAGTCTACCTCAGATGTAAGATGAAGCATTTTATCATATGTATAGCTTCTCTTATGGTTGTTTGCATCATTTATCTCTAATAGGTTTCCAAATGAGTCATAGTTATACTTTGTTATTCCTCCTTCTGCATCAATAACCTCGATTAGATTAGATATTTTGTTATAGGTATATTGGGTTTGATTTCCATTTGGGTCAATTATCTTGGTAAGATTACCAATTTGGTCATATTCGTATTTGGTTGTATTTCCTTGAGGGTCTATGATTTTAGAAAGGTGATTTGTTTTTGTATATTCATAACTTGTGAGATTTCCTAAAGCATCCTTTATTGAAATAAGATTGTTGCTATTGTCATAGCTATATTCTATTATGTTATTGAGACTATCCTTTATCCTTACTAGCCTGTCTAAAAGGTCATAGTCATAGGTTGTTTTGTTATTATTACTATCTGTGATTTCCTTTATGTTTCCCCTTTGGTCATAGGTATAGCTTGTGAGATTTCCTAAGGCATCCTTTGTTTGAGTGAGATTATCTACATTGTCATAGGTAAATTCCGTTATGTTTTCTTTAGAGTCTTTGGTTAATATTAACCTTCCTCCAAGGTCATATATAAACTCTGAAATATTTTCTAATGAATCTGCAACCTTTACAAGGTTTCCATAGGTGTCATATTCATAAAAGGCAGTATGGTTGTTTGGATCAATAATGGATGTTGGCTTGCCATATATGTTATATCCTATTTTGATAATAGCTCCTGTTGGTTGTTTCAGTTCTATCAAATTTCCAGATGAATCATATGTTAGATTAAATATGCCATTATCTGGTCTAATTACCTTAGAAACAAAATTAAATTTAGGTTCATATTCATAATTCCACTTGTTCCCTTCAGGGTCTGTTGCTTGAATAAGATTACTTTTTTCATCATAGGTATATAAAAAGATGTCTTTGTTTGGTGTCTCATATCTTATAATGTTCTTTCTTTTATCCCTTGTTATTTTCCAGGTGTTTCCCTCCTGGTCGGTTATTATTGCTGTTTTTTCTTGGTATTTATAGTATCCTGGCTCATAGGAATAAGTCATTTTGTTTCCCCTTGGATCGGTTATAGTTGTAACCATTCCTTCATTTAGCATTGAATAAGAATATCTTGTTGTTTTGTTGTTTGGTTCAATTACCTGGAGAACCTTTCTCCCTGGGTCATATTTTATTTGTATGGTTTTTCCTCCTGGATGGGCTATCCTGGTAAGGTTATGGAAAGAGTCATAGGAAAATTCTGTTTTTCTTCCTTCTGGGTCAGTAAAAGAGGAAAGGTTTTCTTGATAACTATATTCGTAGCTTATTGTTCTGTTTAAAGGATCGGTAATGGATGTTATTCTTCCTTTTAGGTTGGTTGTGATATTTAGGCTTCTTCCTGAAGTGTCGGTTATCTTTTTAAGACGATTGTTTTGGTCATATTCATAGCTTAAGGTATTTCCA
This sequence is a window from bacterium. Protein-coding genes within it:
- a CDS encoding DUF6531 domain-containing protein, translating into MKIKVLFFLLLSTLAFPHLPLPTVDTSNGSLKLFYIDFKIPARGINLEITRSYWSQSEHIGYFGNKWHSNLDLTLVYYPESSKKTIDINLKDKKRTEQTKTNPPEIKIFEENLVREFEARDGTTTFASIHHNYQIITKIPGGFIRETPDKTKYYFTQLVEEREVPNEDNWIKKWKDNEGNEHQTAYFYYTECPRKTYRLKRIEDRYGNTLSYEYDQNNRLKKITDTSGRSLNITTNLKGRITSITDPLNRTISYEYSYQENLSSFTDPEGRKTEFSYDSFHNLTRIAHPGGKTIQIKYDPGRKVLQVIEPNNKTTRYSYSMLNEGMVTTITDPRGNKMTYSYEPGYYKYQEKTAIITDQEGNTWKITRDKRKNIIRYETPNKDIFLYTYDEKSNLIQATDPEGNKWNYEYEPKFNFVSKVIRPDNGIFNLTYDSSGNLIELKQPTGAIIKIGYNIYGKPTSIIDPNNHTAFYEYDTYGNLVKVADSLENISEFIYDLGGRLILTKDSKENITEFTYDNVDNLTQTKDALGNLTSYTYDQRGNIKEITDSNNNKTTYDYDLLDRLVRIKDSLNNIIEYSYDNSNNLISIKDALGNLTSYEYTKTNHLSKIIDPQGNTTKYEYDQIGNLTKIIDPNGNQTQYTYNKISNLIEVIDAEGGITKYNYDSFGNLLEINDANNHKRSYTYDKMLHLTSEVDSLNNTIQYQYDLAGNLILRKDAMGYTTNYSYDEINRLIKINYPDGSETNYKYDKIGNITSLSNPEVSMEITWDALNRLSSLSALGKQIAYTYDNNGNRKTLETEQGTTTYLYNNLNQLTELTNPYNEKTSYAYYPNGLLKSKTQANG